Sequence from the Thermococcus nautili genome:
ACTATTTTGCTTTCGTATTCAACGTTCTTTATATCCTTCTTTAGAGCGTTTGAGAGGATGGAATATGAGGCATTGGTTAGAAGTATTGAGAAGGTGTTTCTTCTGGTATTGACTGCAATGTTTATTTACCTTAATAAAAAGCTCGTATATTTTGCGGTCCCATACTTGGCTTCAAGCTCTGTTGCTGTTCTCTTAGCTTTATTTCTTGTTATACATAAGGTGGACAAGCCAAAGTTTTTATCTGACAAGGGGTTTTTAGTTGAAACACTGAAAGAATCTTTACCATTTGCCCTTACTTCAATATTTGTTATTGTGTACTTCAAAACAGATACTGTTATGCTGTCTTTTATGATAGGGGATAGTGCAGTAGGAATTTACAATGCGGCACGTAATCTTATTGAGGGATTGATATTTTTGATACCGTACCCATTGTCAATGGCACTGTATCCGATAATGTCGAGGTATGCACTTAATTCCATAGAAGAGCTCAGAAAAGTCTACATTTATGGGTTTCTGGCATCTCTTCTTCTTGGTTTAGCTGGTGTGTTGTTTGTTTTGAGTTTTAGAGAGAAGATAATATTACTCATATATGGGAGCGAATATCTAGAAGCAACAAAAGTTTTAGCGGTTTTGGTCTGGACGTTCTTAGTTATTTGTGTGAGTACGATTTCCAGCACGTTGTTAAATGCTGTAAATAAGCAGAAGATAGTGACCATTGGGACAGCGATAGG
This genomic interval carries:
- a CDS encoding flippase gives rise to the protein MSAVRTITKNTLALMVASVVSKGLAFLTLILLARYLGSENYGKLAFAMALTSFFTVIADFGLSSLIVREVARGKEKAGVYLGTFSIFKVFLAVVVFLALVLISHFGGYDYSTKILILLFGIYTILLSYSTFFISFFRAFERMEYEALVRSIEKVFLLVLTAMFIYLNKKLVYFAVPYLASSSVAVLLALFLVIHKVDKPKFLSDKGFLVETLKESLPFALTSIFVIVYFKTDTVMLSFMIGDSAVGIYNAARNLIEGLIFLIPYPLSMALYPIMSRYALNSIEELRKVYIYGFLASLLLGLAGVLFVLSFREKIILLIYGSEYLEATKVLAVLVWTFLVICVSTISSTLLNAVNKQKIVTIGTAIGASLNVVFNYLLIPKYSYVGAAYATLITEGVGFGIYLYYTMRFLRLRTP